Sequence from the Sciurus carolinensis chromosome 1, mSciCar1.2, whole genome shotgun sequence genome:
CCCGTGAGCACGGACGTGGGGCGTACACACACAGCGAGGCCAGTGACAGTGAAGGGCAGTCGCAGGACTCAGAGGGTCTGTCCACCTCAGGCCACGGCCAGACCGGGACCAGACAGGGACACCGCCAGGAATCCACCAGCGGAGGGTCCGGGGAGAAGACCAGGCACTCCGGAGGGTACTCTCGCCTGTACCTGGTAGACACTCAGGAGGAACAGTCTGAGTCGGCGACCAGAAGGTCCCAGTCCACTACCAGAGCGACACGGGGCTCCCGCCAGGAACACGCACGGGACAGCACCAGACACGGGGCCTCCCAGGACCGGCAGACTTCCACGGGCACACACACCGACTCCTCCCGGGGAAGGTCCGGAACCAGCTCCGGCAGAACACAAGGATCCCGCCACGAGCAGGCACGAGACAGCTCCGCGCACTCCGAGTCCGACCAGGGTGAGACCCACGCTCGCGGACACTCAGCGTCCGGCAGTAGAGGGGGAAGACAGGGATCCCGCCAGGAGCAGGCACGAGACAGCTCGGGGCACTCCGGGTCCCAACACCACCAGGCGGCCTCCCAGGGACGGTCAGGGTCCAGCAGCGCAACCCGCCAAGCCCACGGCCAAGAACAGGCAGCGGACAGCTCCCGGCACTCAGGCGCCCGCTCCTCTGGCGCATGGGCTGATTCTGCCCACGGCCAGCAAACAACAGGCCGCAGGGCGGGACAAGAAACCCGCCACGAGCACTCCGCGGACAGCTCCCGGCGCCAGGCCACCGGGCAGGGACAGGCCACTTCCCGGACTGACAGACGCCGGGAACCCAGCCTCGGTCAGGCCAGCGACAGCGAAGGACACTCCGAAGACTCCACCAGGCAATCCCAAGCGGGTCAGGGAAGGTCCGGGTCCACTTCCAGGACCCAGCGAGGGTCTACCCACGGCCACGCAGCAGACAGCGCCAGGCACTCGGGGTCGCGTCAAGGACAGACGGCCAGATACACGCAGCAGTCGGACACCGCTCACGGGCAGTCAGCCTCCAGCTCCAGGGGGGCACAGGGGAGACGACACGAGCAGCGGGCAGACAGCGCCCGGCACTCCGGGGCTGGACACTCCCAAACCTCCGCCGCATCCCGTGAGCACGGACGTGGGGCCTACACACACAGCGAGGCCAGTGACAGTGAAGGGCAGTCGCAGGACTCAGAGGGTCTGTCCACCTCAGGCCACGGCCAGACCGGGACCAGACAGGGACACCGCCAGGAATCCACCAGCGGAGGGTCCGGGGAGAAGACCAGGCACTCCGGAGGGTACTCTCGCCTGTACCTGGTAGACACTCAGGAGGAACAGTCTGAGTCGGCGGCCAGAAGGTCCCAGTCCACTACCAGAGCGACACGGGGCTCCCGCCAGGAACACGCACGGGACAGCACCAGACACGGGGCCTCCCAGGACCGGCAGATTTCCACGGGCACACACACCGACTCCTCCCGGGGAAGGTCCGGAACCAGCTCCGGCAGAACACAAGGATCCCGCCACGAGCAGGCACGAGACAGCTCCGCGCACTCCGAGTCCGACCAGGGTGAGACCCACGCTCGCGGACACTCAGCGTCCGGCAGTAGAGGGGGAAGACAGGGATCCCGCCAGGAGCAGGCACGAGACAGCTCGGGGCACTCCGGGTCCCAACACCACCAGGCGGCCTCCCAGGGACGGTCAGGGTCCAGCAGCGCAACCCGCCAAGCCCACGGCCAAGAACAGGCAGCTGACAGCTCCCGGCACTCAGGCGCCCGCTCCTCTGGCGCACGGGCTGATTCTGCCCACGGCCAGCAAACAACAGGCCGCAGGGCGGGACAAGAAACCCGCCACGAGCACTCCGCGGACAGCTCCCGGCGCCAGGCCACCGGGCAGGGACAGGCCACTTCCCGGACTGACAGACGCCGGGAACCCAGCCTCGGTCAGGCCAGCGACAGCGAAGGACACTCCGAAGACTCCACCAGGCAATCCCAAGCGGGTCAGGGAAGGTCCGGGTCCACTTCCAGGACCCAGCGAGGGTCTACCCACGGCCACGCAGCAGACAGCGCCAGGCACTCGGGGTCGCGTCAAGGACAGACGGCCAGACACACGCAGCAGTCGGACACCGCTCACGGGCAGTCAGCCTCCAGCTCCAGGGGGGCACAGGGGAGACGACACGAGCAGCGGGCAGACAGCGCCCGGCACTCCGGGGCTGGACACTCCCAAACCTCCGCCGCATCCCGTGAGCACGGACGTGGGGCGTACACACACAGCGAGGCCAGTGACAGTGAAGGGCAGTCGCAGGACTCAGAGGGTCTGTCCACCTCAGGCCACGGCCAGACCGGGACCAGACAGGGACACCGCCAGGAATCCACCAGCGGAGGGTCCGGGGAGAAGACCAGGCACTCCGGAGGGTACTCTCGCCTGTACCTGGTAGACACTCAGGAGGAACAGTCTGAGTCGGCGGCCAGAAGGTCCCAGTCCACTACCAGAGCGACACGGGGCTCCCGCCAGGAACACGCACGGGACAGCACCAGACACGGGGCCTCCCAGGACCGGCAGACTTCCACGGGCACACACACCGACTCCTCCCGGGGAAGGTCCGGAACCAGCTCCGGCAGAACACAAGGATCCCGCCACGAGCAGGCACGAGACAGCTCCGCGCACTCCGAGTCCGACCAGGGTGAGACCCACGCTCGCGGACACTCAGCGTCCGGCAGTAGAGGGGGAAGACAGGGATCCCGCCAGGAGCAGGCACGAGACAGCTCGGGGCACTCCGGGTCCCAACACCACCAGGCGGCCTCCCAGGGACGGTCAGGGTCCAGCAGCGCAACCCGCCAAGCCCACGGCCAAGAACAGGCAGCGGACAGCTCCCGGCACTCAGGCGCCCGCTCCTCTGGCGCACGGGCTGATTCTGCCCACGGCCAGCAAACAACAGGCCGCAGGGCGGGACAAGAAACCCGCCACGAGCACTCCGCGGACAGCTCCCGGCGCCAGGCCACCGGGCAGGGACAGGCCACTTCCCGGACTGACAGACGCCGGGAACCCAGCCTCGGTCAGGCCAGCGACAGCGAAGGACACTCCGAAGACTCCACCAGGCAATCCCAAGCGGGTCAGGGAAGGTCCGGGTCCACTTCCAGGACCCAGCGAGGGTCTACCCACGGCCACGCAGCAGACAGCGCCAGGCACTCGGGGTCGCGTCAAGGACAGACGGCCAGACACACGCAGCAGTCGGACACCGCTCACGGGCAGTCAGCCTCCAGCTCCAGGGGGGCACAGGGGAGCCGACACGAGCAGCGGGCAGACAGCGCCCGGCACTCCGGGGCTGGACACTCCCAAACCTCCGCCGCATCCCGTGAGCACGGACGTGGGGCCTACACACACAGCGAGGCCAGTGACAGTGAAGGGCAGTCGCAGGACTCAGAGGGTCTGTCCACCTCAGGCCACGGCCAGACCGGGACCAGACAGGGACACCGCCAGGAATCCACCAGCGGAGGGTCCGGGGAGAAGACCAGGCACTCCGGAGGGTACTCTCGCCTGTACCTGGTAGACACTCAGGAGGAACAGTCTGAGTCGGCGGCCAGAAGGTCCCAGTCCACTACCAGAGCGACACGGGGCTCCCGCCAGGAACACGCACGGGACAGCACCAGACACGGGGCCTCCCAGGACCGGCAGACTTCCACGGGCACACACACCGACTCCTCCCGGGGAAGGTCCGGAACCAGCTCCGGCAGAACACAAGGATCCCGCCACGAGCAGGCACGAGACAGCTCCGCGCACTCCGAGTCCGACCAGGGTGAGACCCACGCTCGCGGACACTCAGCGTCCGGCAGTAGAGGGGGAAGACAGGGATCCCGCCAGGAGCTGGCACGAGACAGCTCGGGGCACTCCGGGTCCCAACACCACCAGGCGGCCTCCCAGGGACGGTCAGGGTCCAGCAGCGCAACCCGCCAAGCCCACGGCCAAGAACAGGCAGCTGACAGCTCCCGGCACTCAGGCGCCCGCTCCTCTGGCGCACGGGCTGATTCTGCCCACGGCCAGCAAACAACAGGCCGCAGGGCGGGACAAGAAACCCGCCACGAGCACTCCGCGGACAGCTCCCGGCGCCAGGCCACCGGGCAGGGACAGGCCACTTCCCGGACTGACAGACGCCGGGAACCCAGCCTCGGTCAGGCCAGCGACAGCGAAGGACACTCCGAAGACTCCACCAGGCAATCCCAAGCGGGTCAGGGAAGGTCCGGGTCCACTTCCAGGACCCAGCGAGGGTCTACCCACGGCCACGCAGCAGACAGCGCCAGGCACTCGGGGTCGCGTCAAGGACAGACGGCCAGACACACGCAGCAGTCGGACACCGCTCACGGGCAGTCAGCCTCCAGCTCCAGGGGGGCACAGGGGAGACGACACGAGCAGCGGGCAGACAGCGCCCGGCACTCCGGGGCTGGACACTCCCAAACCTCCGCCGCATCCCGTGAGCACGGACGTGGGGCGTACACACACAGCGAGGCCAGTGACAGTGAAGGGCAGTCGCAGGACTCAGAGGGTCTGTCCACCTCAGGCCACGGCCAGACCGGGACCAGACAGGGACACCGCCAGGAATCCACCAGCGGAGGGTCCGGGGAGAAGACCAGGCACTCCGGAGGGTACTCTCGCCTGTACCTGGTAGACACTCAGGAGGAACAGTCTGAGTCGGCGGCCAGAAGGTCCCAGTCCACTACCAGAGCGACACGGGGCTCCCGCCAGGAACACGCACGGGACAGCACCAGACACGGGGCCTCCCAGGACCGGCAGACTTCCACGGGCACACACACCGACTCCTCCCGGGGAAGGTCCGGAACCAGCTCCGGCAGAACACAAGGATCCCGCCAGGAGCAGGCACGAGACAGCTCCGCGCACTCCGAGTCCGACCAGGGTGAGACCCACGCTCGCGGACACTCAGCGTCCGGCAGTAGAGGGGGAAGACAGGGATCCCGCCAGGAGCTGGCACGAGACAGCTCGGGGCACTCCGGGTCCCAACACCACCAGGCGGCCTCCCAGGGACGGTCAGGGTCCAGCAGCGCAACCCGCCAAGCCCACGGCCAAGAACAGGCAGCGGACAGCTCCCGGCACTCAGGCGCCCGCTCCTCTGGCGCACGGGCTGATTCTGCCCACGGCCAGCAAACAACAGGCCGCAGGGCGGGACAAGAAACCCGCCACGAGCACTCCGCGGACAGCTCCCGGCGCCAGGCCACCGGGCAGGGACAGGCCACTTCCCGGACTGACAGACGCCGGGAACCCAGCCTCGGTCAGGCCAGCGACAGCGAAGGACACTCCGAAGACTCCACCAGGCAATCCCAAGCGGGTCAGGGAAGGTCCGGGTCCACTTCCAGGACCCAGCGAGGGTCTACCCACGGCCACGCAGCAGACAGCGCCAGGCACTCGGGGTCGCGTCAAGGACAGACGGCCAGACACACGCAGCAGTCGGACACCGCTCACGGGCAGTCAGCCTCCAGCTCCAGGGGGGCACAGGGGAGACGACACGAGCAGCGGGCAGACAGCGCCCGGCACTCCGGGGCTGGACACTCCCAAACCTCCGCCGCATCCCGTGAGCACGGACGTGGGGCGTACACACACAGCGAGGCCAGTGACAGTGAAGGGCAGTCGCAGGACTCAGAGGGTCTGTCCACCTCAGGCCACGGCCAGACCGGGACCAGACAGGGACACCGCCAGGAATCCACCAGCGGAGGGTCCGGGGAGAAGACCAGGCACTCCGGAGGGTACTCTCGCCTGTACCTGGTAGACACTCAGGAGGAACAGTCTGAGTCGGCGGCCAGAAGGTCCCAGTCCACTACCAGAGCGACACGGGGCTCCCGCCAGGAACACGCACGGGACAGCACCAGACACGGGGCCTCCCAGGACCGGCAGACTTCCACGGGCACACACACCGACTCCTCCCGGGGAAGGTCCGGAACCAGCTCCGGCAGAACACAAGGATCCCGCCACGAGCAGGCACGAGACAGCTCCGCGCACTCCGAGTCCGACCAGGGTGAGACCCACGCTCGCGGACACTCAGCGTCCGGCAGTAGAGGGGGAAGACAGGGATCCCGCCAGGAGCAGGCACGAGACAGCTCGGGGCACTCTGGGTCCCAACACCACCAGGCGGCCTCCCAGGGACGGTCAGGGTCCAGCAGCGCAACCCGCCAAGCCCACGGCCAAGAACAGGCAGCGGACAGCTCCCGGCACTCAGGCGCCCGCTCCTCTGGCGCACGGGCTGATTCTGCCCACGGCCAGCAAACAACAGGCCGCAGGGCGGGACAAGAAACCCGCCACGAGCACTCCGTGGACAGCTCCCGGCGCCAGGCCACCGGGCAGGGACAGGGCACTTCCCGGACTGACAGACGCCGGGAACCCAGCCTCGGTCAGGCCAGCGACAGCGAAGGACACTCCGAAGACTCCGCCAGGCAATCTCTCTCTTCCAAGAGAAGGCCTGTTTCTTCACATGAATCTGTTCCTGTCTATTCAACTGATAGTTCTAAAGAGTCTCTGTTTCATTATAGAGTGTTTCATAATCAGTTGTTTGAATCTGCTGATGACATTTCAGAGTATGATGCAGACAATCTACATGATAATTCTCCTATTCTTCTGGCATCAGACTATAGGTCTGGAATAGAATCCCCTGTTCATAATTACAATTGTGAGGTGAATCATTTCCCCTCATTTAACACTGAATGTCCACAGGATGGTTCAGGTATAGGTTGGAGGCATGGCAGTTATGGTAGTGCTGAATATGACTATGGTCAATCAGAATTTGGGAACTCTCAAGCTAGGGTTATGAGTCAAAATTACAGTCCTGTGGAATTTTCCAAGAgatctgaaaacagaaaatcatcTGGATATAGAGTAGAATATATGGGATCCAGTGTATTA
This genomic interval carries:
- the Flg gene encoding filaggrin, with the protein product MSTIMENIIAIIDLFQQYSEKDKETDTLSKNELKELLEKEFRPILKNPDDPDTAEVFMEILDIDHNEKIDFTEFLLMVFKLAQAYYDSTKKQNYQTSGPKDKRHRHHDENEAEDRQEEEEGGRKLKTRNSRRTQRKSRSKSPKGRGKNKHRSGSGGHGRSDSSTHRDTKYGQTHHGSRGKNKRRTTSSDIREIKKNITPQDNERERYTQDSNIHIGSHPKNGKNIAHTQVKQSNRYDGYTNRKRQEIQYESDNSIGDSATQIRNGKNNEQEAENTRNSGAHSSHGQADSAHGQQTTGRRAGQETRHEHSADSSRRQATGQGQATSQTDRRREPSLGQASDSEGHSEDSTRQSQAGQGRSGSTSRTQRGSTHGHAADSARHSGSRQGQTARHTQQSDTAHGQSASSSRGAQGSRHEQRADSARHSGAGHSQTSAASREHGRGAYTHSEASDSEGQSQDSEGLSTSGHGQTGTRQGHRQESTSGGSREKTRHSGGYSRLYLVDTQEEQSESAARRSQSTTRATRGSRQEHARDSTRHGASQDRQTSTGTHTDSSRGRSGTSSGRTQGSRHEQARDSSAHSESDQGETHARGHSASGSRGGRQGSRQEQARDSSGHSGSQHHQAASQGRSGSSSATRQAHGQEQAADSSRHSGARSSGARADSAHGQQTTGRRAGQETRHEHSADSSRRQATGQGQATSQTDRRREPSLGQASDSEGHSEDSTRQSQAGQGRSGSTSRTQRGSTHGHAADSARHSGSRQGQTARHTQQSDTAHGQSASSSRGAQGRRHEQRADSAGHSGAGHSQTSAASREHGRGAYTHSEASDSEGQSQDSEGLSTSGHGQTGTRQGHRQESTSGGSGEKTRHSGGYSRLYLVDTQEEQSESATRRSQSTTRATRGSRQEHARDSTRHGASQDRQTSTGTHTDSSRGRSGTSSGRTQGSRHEQARDSSAHSESDQGETHARGHSASGSRGGRQGSRQEQARDSSGHSGSQHHQAASQGRSGSSSATRQAHGQEQAADSSRHSGARSSGAWADSAHGQQTTGRRAGQETRHEHSADSSRRQATGQGQATSRTDRRREPSLGQASDSEGHSEDSTRQSQAGQGRSGSTSRTQRGSTHGHAADSARHSGSRQGQTARYTQQSDTAHGQSASSSRGAQGRRHEQRADSARHSGAGHSQTSAASREHGRGAYTHSEASDSEGQSQDSEGLSTSGHGQTGTRQGHRQESTSGGSGEKTRHSGGYSRLYLVDTQEEQSESAARRSQSTTRATRGSRQEHARDSTRHGASQDRQISTGTHTDSSRGRSGTSSGRTQGSRHEQARDSSAHSESDQGETHARGHSASGSRGGRQGSRQEQARDSSGHSGSQHHQAASQGRSGSSSATRQAHGQEQAADSSRHSGARSSGARADSAHGQQTTGRRAGQETRHEHSADSSRRQATGQGQATSRTDRRREPSLGQASDSEGHSEDSTRQSQAGQGRSGSTSRTQRGSTHGHAADSARHSGSRQGQTARHTQQSDTAHGQSASSSRGAQGRRHEQRADSARHSGAGHSQTSAASREHGRGAYTHSEASDSEGQSQDSEGLSTSGHGQTGTRQGHRQESTSGGSGEKTRHSGGYSRLYLVDTQEEQSESAARRSQSTTRATRGSRQEHARDSTRHGASQDRQTSTGTHTDSSRGRSGTSSGRTQGSRHEQARDSSAHSESDQGETHARGHSASGSRGGRQGSRQEQARDSSGHSGSQHHQAASQGRSGSSSATRQAHGQEQAADSSRHSGARSSGARADSAHGQQTTGRRAGQETRHEHSADSSRRQATGQGQATSRTDRRREPSLGQASDSEGHSEDSTRQSQAGQGRSGSTSRTQRGSTHGHAADSARHSGSRQGQTARHTQQSDTAHGQSASSSRGAQGSRHEQRADSARHSGAGHSQTSAASREHGRGAYTHSEASDSEGQSQDSEGLSTSGHGQTGTRQGHRQESTSGGSGEKTRHSGGYSRLYLVDTQEEQSESAARRSQSTTRATRGSRQEHARDSTRHGASQDRQTSTGTHTDSSRGRSGTSSGRTQGSRHEQARDSSAHSESDQGETHARGHSASGSRGGRQGSRQELARDSSGHSGSQHHQAASQGRSGSSSATRQAHGQEQAADSSRHSGARSSGARADSAHGQQTTGRRAGQETRHEHSADSSRRQATGQGQATSRTDRRREPSLGQASDSEGHSEDSTRQSQAGQGRSGSTSRTQRGSTHGHAADSARHSGSRQGQTARHTQQSDTAHGQSASSSRGAQGRRHEQRADSARHSGAGHSQTSAASREHGRGAYTHSEASDSEGQSQDSEGLSTSGHGQTGTRQGHRQESTSGGSGEKTRHSGGYSRLYLVDTQEEQSESAARRSQSTTRATRGSRQEHARDSTRHGASQDRQTSTGTHTDSSRGRSGTSSGRTQGSRQEQARDSSAHSESDQGETHARGHSASGSRGGRQGSRQELARDSSGHSGSQHHQAASQGRSGSSSATRQAHGQEQAADSSRHSGARSSGARADSAHGQQTTGRRAGQETRHEHSADSSRRQATGQGQATSRTDRRREPSLGQASDSEGHSEDSTRQSQAGQGRSGSTSRTQRGSTHGHAADSARHSGSRQGQTARHTQQSDTAHGQSASSSRGAQGRRHEQRADSARHSGAGHSQTSAASREHGRGAYTHSEASDSEGQSQDSEGLSTSGHGQTGTRQGHRQESTSGGSGEKTRHSGGYSRLYLVDTQEEQSESAARRSQSTTRATRGSRQEHARDSTRHGASQDRQTSTGTHTDSSRGRSGTSSGRTQGSRHEQARDSSAHSESDQGETHARGHSASGSRGGRQGSRQEQARDSSGHSGSQHHQAASQGRSGSSSATRQAHGQEQAADSSRHSGARSSGARADSAHGQQTTGRRAGQETRHEHSVDSSRRQATGQGQGTSRTDRRREPSLGQASDSEGHSEDSARQSLSSKRRPVSSHESVPVYSTDSSKESLFHYRVFHNQLFESADDISEYDADNLHDNSPILLASDYRSGIESPVHNYNCEVNHFPSFNTECPQDGSGIGWRHGSYGSAEYDYGQSEFGNSQARVMSQNYSPVEFSKRSENRKSSGYRVEYMGSSVLGSDRQPVIHSCSSDIPTLLGFSQSPGYYYYK